One Myotis daubentonii chromosome 3, mMyoDau2.1, whole genome shotgun sequence genomic window carries:
- the SFN gene encoding 14-3-3 protein sigma, protein MERASLIQKAKLAEQAERYEDMAAFMKSAVEKGDELSCEERNLLSVAYKNVVGGQRAAWRVLSSIEQKGQEEGSEEKGPEVGEYRQKVETELREVCNTVLGLLDSHLIKEAGDAESRVFYLKMKGDYYRYLAEVAAGDDKKRIIDSARSAYQEAMDISKKEMPPTNPIRLGLALNFSVFHYEIANSPEEAISLAKTTFDEAMADLHTLSEDSYKDSTLIMQLLRDNLTLWTADNAGEEGGEAPEEPQS, encoded by the coding sequence ATGGAGAGAGCAAGTCTGATCCAGAAGGCCAAGCTGGCAGAGCAGGCCGAACGCTATGAGGACATGGCAGCCTTCATGAAGAGCGCCGTGGAGAAGGGCGATGAGCTGTCCTGCGAAGAGCGAAACCTGCTGTCCGTGGCCTACAAGAACGTGGTGGGTGGCCagagggctgcctggagggtCCTGTCCAGTATCGAACAGAAAGGCCAGGAGGAGGGCTCGGAGGAGAAGGGCCCAGAGGTGGGAGAGTACCGGCAGAAGGTGGAGACCGAGCTCCGGGAAGTGTGCAACACCGTGCTGGGCCTGCTGGACTCCCACCTCATCAAGGAGGCCGGCGATGCCGAAAGCCGGGTCTTCTACCTGAAAATGAAGGGCGACTACTACCGCTATCTGGCCGAGGTGGCCGCCGGCGATGACAAGAAGCGCATCATCGACTCTGCCCGGTCAGCCTACCAGGAGGCCATGGACATCAGCAAGAAGGAGATGCCGCCCACCAACCCCATccgcctgggcctggccctgaaCTTTTCCGTTTTCCACTATGAGATCGCAAACAGCCCCGAGGAGGCCATCTCACTGGCCAAGACCACCTTCGACGAGGCCATGGCTGACCTGCACACGCTCAGTGAGGACTCCTACAAAGACAGCACCCTCATCATGCAGCTGCTGCGAGACAACCTGACTCTGTGGACGGCCGACAACGCGGGGGAAGAGGGGGGCGAGGCACCTGAGGAGCCCCAGAGCTGA